ttttttaaaaagaaaatacaataactaaaaaaaacttaaacaaaatacgaaaaggaaaaggaaaaaaaaaattctccaaCGAAAATTTTTATCCAGACAACTTAATTCAAAGTCAACTATCAAGACTCAAAACCAATACATTGCCCATCAATACAATTTTCTACCCAAATCACTGCTACTTTTATTCTATCTACATTacaaaaatgtaataaaaaaatcaataaatgatCTCAAAGTGATCTGCCCAGCCTTGTTTCACAGCTCAAGGTCCGTCCAGGTAACTCTGGCGTCACCCTGACAACCCATCTTTTAAAATTGTCTTAAAaggtataaattaaattacatataGAGACCCCAAAGCCTTTATATACATGAGAAGTGATTtgggtaaaaaatatatatttatatataagaccTAAAAGGCCGGTACTTAGTCACGACCTTTGCATGCAAATTCGacatacttttatttaaaataacttataaatatcattattttataaaaataccttaattttaaaacatacttatgtAAATGATTGTGTATCTATCATATGATGATTTATAATGCATGAGCTTCACAATTAATACATGATATAGAGAGTATACACCTTAATTAACGTACACTTGCATGCAGTGGGTTTAGGATAATGCCATTTAATCTTTAACAAATTTGTGTTTTCAAAAATAAGGACGGACCTTTTCGCGAGAGGAATAAGAGTCAGAGTACTCTTGATTGTTTTTGTATTAGGGTTTGTTtgtaaaaaaatctcatttcaaaattcttattttatcttatctcattctaTTTTTAAATGAGCAATGTTACGTACAGTTCCCATTTGGAGACTACAATATAGGCCTAggcaattttatctttaaatttttttaaaattacaaaaatatccctTCTAAAATGTTTATTTTCCTCATTTAATAAAGGGTCTTTACATGTAGTTCTCATTTGGgaactgtaaatataatttctctttttaaatataattcaaatacaaatattttcaaattaattattacaattttttcaaactttcaaacaaaaaataaaaaataattcaattatttcaaattctaaaacaaaaataatattataaaactatattataacaatattttaattttataatattttttatccaacattttatctctcatttctcaaaatccaaaaaatactcaactcaaactatttcattactattcacaaactattttactattattcacaaaatttttatctcatctcactccccaAGCATATCTTAATGTGTTGTTTATTTCTTATCTCAAAGCCCATACAATGCATCATGCATGGTCAATACTTTAATCTCACGAGAAGGATGCGCTTAGAAGATTTCATCCTTACAAATTATGTCATACTTTTAGGGTACTTTTGGTACTAAGGTGATCTGGTAAGATGATACgtgaaaagtaatgaaaaagtaatgataaaatattaaataataataaatattagtattcacGCAGCCTTATTCACATCACATgtacactatatatatagacacatacacatacacatagGGCAATGAGATCATAATACTTGGTTTCTCTACATATGATTTGCTAGTTAAGTAGTTATTCATTGGATAGTACTCCTATCTAATTAATTTGAACATTTGTACTAGTGGTAAAGTCAGTTTTCTTATTTATGGTCAATTATTTcattagaaaatgattattttttgtcaaaataaGTTTATTCTCATTACAAATATTAGTCATTCTCGTCACAAATAACTTGTTAAAAatgttcatttttcttatagtgagcaAAACTCTAATATAATTAAGATCAAAGTCCCAGACTGAAATCTACCATTGTAGATTAAAGTATATATCTTCCCCAGTATTACATTAATTAGATAGTCCAAGGATGCATAAAGCCAGTAATTATATGCAGAGtaattttctcttattccatgaCGAggcaaaataattaatttgtacTCATAGAAAAAGTGTCATGTCTAAAGcaataaattaatgtatatagTACTTGAAAAAGtagattgaattaaaaaaagaaaaaaaatgtatctttgaaaaaaattgttaagaTCATTGTTTTGCAAGAATATtcaatcaataataatattgaagtaGAAACAAGCAATTGTGATCAActcaattattaaaattatcccACGTGGATGGTGAGTGATATAGCTATAGGGACCTTAGaataacatttatatatatatatatataaaactattatATACATAACATATTTTTCATCCATACAGTGAAAGGCAGTGAAAGAAATAAGTCATaacttatgttttaaattaGGAATGATTCTAAtagttttatctttaaaattaaaagaaaatgatattatgAGAGGATGattaattacttttgaaaaaatatagttgcaagcacaattataCACTAATCTAtgcatcaatatgatgtgattggtcaaaaagtagattttattaaaaacagtattaatttaaattttaagtatgaataaataaatattaatatacagattaatatgtaattgtatttgtatatagcaaaactcattcttttttatattggttttcaaaatttgtcttTAATTTTGGACAGAAAGTGAAAGGGGTGGGAGCGGATTTGATTGTTGGAAAGGGTTACAAATAGATGGTTTCAAACCTTCAATTGTGACACGACAATACGTTGTAATTGGTAGATAGTGCATGCTTGACCTGGGCGGGCTTCGCTATATAAGATCAAATTCAAAGCATAAAGAAGATAAGGACAGCATATGGAGCCCGACCTCCTGACTTCTTCTGCAACTGTTCCAAACTATTAAGTGGAGTGATGACATGAAGCCCAAGCAAAACTCACGTCCAGacaaaaaaaacagagaggTTTTCACTTCTCATGGATTTTCTCTCTGATTGAtagccttttgttttcttctttttatgaGTAAATAAGGGAAAGGGAGAGcagttataacttatatatagcCTAAACGGCTGGGCGTAGTAGCAAAAACAACTGCAGCCGCATCTTAAGCATCTTTCCATGAAACTCCTATGGACCACAGAATCATGCTTTTGTTTAGGGTTGATGGGATATTaagataattaaaaacaaaaatcctaTATATTAAATTCAGTTTCACGAATGTCATGATGAAGTCGTAGACAAGAAATAAACAACCAAATAGCTGCAAACGAGAAGAAACAAACTATATAATGTCAATCAAAATTCAACCATTTCCAAAAGAAATCCATTAATGTACCAAATTAGTTTAAATTTCCCCAGTTACAGAACTATGTTCAAACTGTAACAAAGCATGGAATTTTACTTTCATAAACTTTGAACTTACTCTGCATTTGGCACGGTACTTGAGAGGTCAACCAGCTgcgttaacttcatcttcgtcAATCGGCGCCGGTAAATTAAGATCGATCAACTTGTGTCGAGGTTTAATAGCATTTCTAGCGTTACCTAAGTTGGAGAGGTGAACCTTCTTGTGCCCGCCCAATGCTTGACCAGACTCGAACACCTTCGAACAATATGGGCATTCAAACTGTCTCTGATCCACCACACAACCGCCATGGCTACTAATTCTGGGTCCATTACCTTCTTTGAAACCCTCTTCATGGAACTgattcttatttttcttatggCTCGCTTTGTGACCGCCAAGAGCCTGATAAGACCGAAACACTTTACTGCACGTCTCGCAACTGAACTTTACCCGAGGCCTTGACGTGCGAATATGGCAGGGATAATTATCAGTACCCTCGTGATCTTCGTCTTCATGATCATCTACGATTCCTTGGACTACTTCTTgaactttttctttcccttttgtcGACCATTTATCATTAGAAAGCATTATAAGACACAGAGCCCCCTCTTCTTCAGAGAAAGTGTCAGAGACTGAACTCACCTGTTCGGGCTCGAGTGGCGACTCGGCGAGCGGTACGACTGTTTTTCGGCAACGCTTTGATCTTCTACGAGTTGGTTTCTTGGCCGGTTGAGACTCGGCATCACTTTCGCTGCCGGAGTTTGCAACGAGAGGGAGCCTGCGCTTGAGGGATGGATAGGACTGCATGGGATTCTTTCTGGAGTGGAAGTTGAGAGAAGAGGACGAGGATGGCGATGAAAATGGCTGAGTTGACTCGGCGGCAGCCGAGTTGTCATGCTGTTGTACTGGTTTGGAAGGGATTGGAAGCTTGGCGAGATGAGATCTCATGTGGCCCCCCATGGCCTTACCATTGGCTAAGCGCTTATTACAGATCTCGCAGATTCTGAGCTTGTCCATGGTTTCAAAACTCGCTTCCTCTCTGTTTCTAGCTCTCTCGCTTTCGTTCTAAATCTTAAGGAGAGGAAGGATAGTGAGGGAACCTAGACGAGTAGGTGACAAGCATCCCTTAAGCAAAAGGTCGCAAAAACAGAAGGTCCAGAATGAATGTGGCAAAAGTTAAGGTGTTCTTCGGAGGACTTCGGCCAATTATACAAATTAGAGTCTGCGTCTGCGACCGTTCGATGGGTTTTCTAGTTATTTGATCGGTGATCAAACGGCCGCTCTATGCAGTAGTCACCGTAATAAGAAGAGTAATGCTGAAGAGTAATGATGGTCTTAGATTTTTCAAACACCGCGCAAGTTTTAAAAACAAtaagatttataattaaaagttaaTTTCACTttgtgtaaattttatatttctttaattttttaattgactATATGTCTCTTGTAAATTTAcgattacaaatttacaattatcatttctcttataagAATGTCaatgcaaaattttaaattcattaaaaataattttattttctttaaattataaaataaaaacaatgttatatataattatttttatgtatttttcaaaactctatttatataattgactgtatcaattttttttaatacataatcaatcacatcaataaaatatataaaaaaatatataaaaataactgcacataaaatctttatataaaaaatagaaaatttcccTTATTATGTCTTAAAAAAACTATTTCGAGATCactattatatttacaatttagtttatattaaaatggaaaatttttttcttagtttatgaaaaataaacaaggtAAGTTAACATATCATGtcatcaatctttttttttttcttactttataAAAATGGCCAAATTAGTTTGAACAAACACAGTGACCTAATTCCACTTAAGGCATCATTAGAATAGTGAAACTATCTTGATTAATCTCATATgcttattacaattttttaaaattttaaaataaaatacagtaaatatattaatttttaaaattttaaaataaaataatattctaataatattttaatatatttttttaaattttaaattttatctcattttaacttaCTTTTCAAACCAGGCCTTATTAGTTTATTGGAGTGCTTGtacttttaatttcttttatttctttgtttctgGATGATTATTCTTATGGTTCGGGTGGTATATTGATAAGAATCATAGGGGTTGTTgttctgattaaaaaaaaaaaaaaaaggccgtAATCCTCTCCTTTCACTGGAGAAGTATCTAATTTGTTGCAAGATGCTTATTATAATTTACTTAatgtagaaaataatatttcaaattAAGTGGCATTATTGCTTAATGACTGCTCTTTTATTACgtggattattattattattattgactaCTTTTCATTATTCAATCATGGTATGACGTATCACCTGGGATAATCTGCTTTGACGGTTAAGTAACATACTAAGTACGTAAATGCGTTGGCTTTAAATTTGCGGAAATGCTTCTGGGCAAGATACTTGGCATCCATGCCGTCCCAATGTATTCCATCTAACGTTTTGACGTGTCGAGCaattatattttggttttttatcttttcttttttaacatttagTTATGAATAAAACATTCTAATTACTTCTCTTATATCAGTGACATTGGTTTATAcataaagatatatttatatatgatcttaaatttcactatattagattatgtatCTCCATATTTTCTCATAGTTATAAACAATATttgtacaaatttaaaaatatactattcactctataaatcttattttactaattatttatctCTCATCCAACTCTCTATCTCACGACCATTTCCTCTTCTCTTTCCCTCACAACATAACAAACTTTCACCttcatattcattttattattataatatattatatatattttttatcattttattatatttttaatataatatataaaaaaatatattttttattattatatttatattattaatgttcAATGGCAAGAAGTGATAAAAGAATGGTACGTggaattttttaatgtataattttaaaatcgGTGCGTAGGTATATATGGAAATTACTACAGATACTATCGATAGCATAAGAAAAAAACCTCCAGTTATTATTAATCAAGGAATGGAAAAAGTCAAGGTTTATTTACCTCATAATTAAACCCGAGAAGCTGGTCTTAAAAATTTCCATACCTACGCtataactttaattattttgtaaaaaatattacaatctcACATCTATGCCatcgttctttttttttttttttttgggttttgtttgcCTTAGATTTAAGAAAAAGATACCACTCAAACATCTGAATTTGAGGGATCACTTAACTTTGGTAGTACCGCATTATACTGTTagatcatattaaaaaataataatacatcgtAACACTCATTTATTTTTGCTCAATCGTGTTAATTTCtcgttatgttttttttttttaatatttataacaatgattataataaaaaatataatataaatgaaattatgattttgaaaacaatggATATTAATTGGAATCTCTAACGACATTATTGTTTGGTAATGAattgaataatatattttgtaaatttattaatggattcaataattgtatgtAATTAGTAAATCATTCTGTAGATGCCTTCTATAATGATTTacaatttagaaaaatgatatttatatttataaatttacttatatAATCATATGTAGTAATGGGTAAATTATTAAgatgatgatttttttaaattcgaattaaaaaaactaataaaataagacaaATAGTTAAGGTCATGCGCACGTtgcttaaaaaacaaaaaaaagttgcCAAGATCATTTTTGACCCGTAATTTTTGTCCGCATatggttaaaataaaaaattcgaaACGCTCCC
This is a stretch of genomic DNA from Carya illinoinensis cultivar Pawnee chromosome 3, C.illinoinensisPawnee_v1, whole genome shotgun sequence. It encodes these proteins:
- the LOC122305608 gene encoding zinc finger protein ZAT4-like gives rise to the protein MDKLRICEICNKRLANGKAMGGHMRSHLAKLPIPSKPVQQHDNSAAAESTQPFSSPSSSSSLNFHSRKNPMQSYPSLKRRLPLVANSGSESDAESQPAKKPTRRRSKRCRKTVVPLAESPLEPEQVSSVSDTFSEEEGALCLIMLSNDKWSTKGKEKVQEVVQGIVDDHEDEDHEGTDNYPCHIRTSRPRVKFSCETCSKVFRSYQALGGHKASHKKNKNQFHEEGFKEGNGPRISSHGGCVVDQRQFECPYCSKVFESGQALGGHKKVHLSNLGNARNAIKPRHKLIDLNLPAPIDEDEVNAAG